AAAaagatacataaatatacaaataaataaatacaattcaaaaaATGCTGGGGTCAataatttgttgttattttattttttaatttcattttttttaaggaaattaatacttttattcaacatgtatgcattaaattaatcagaagggagagtaaagacatttataatgttacaaacaccaaagatttctatttaaaatacatgcagtttttccccttttgtttccacaaaaatattaagtagcacaactgttttcaacactgaatgtgtgaaagatatatatatatatatatatatatagatatatagatagatagatagatagatagatagatagatagatagataacaagCTTAACCCAAAAATAAGTGAACTTAACCTAATATGACTTGTATTTATGAGACTGAGGGCTTGTGATGttctttattttctaaaatgtctgccaaataaatgaatgtaaatgcaaAGCCAACCTGGAGGTATGTGATGGGCTCCAGATCTAAAGCTTTGAGCTTCCTCGTCTTCTCTTTGTCCTTTCGCAGGTCCGTCTTGCACCCTATCAAGACAATGGGGACGTCACGGCAGAAATGACGCACCTCTGGGTACCACTATAGGGGAAcagggataaataaataaaaaaacgtttaAAAGTGAACTTCTTcttttatataaatactttttctgGTCTTCCTTAATGCCGTAATGGTGTAATATATCTATCTTTAGGCCATAAATGAACAGTCCCTTTGCTGTGTCTTTATTTAAACAGGGCTCAACACATTCATCTGAACTGACACGACAGGAAGCTTCGAagaaatactgtttgttttcagAGGTGGTCCGTCTGTAATCATCTACTGTTCAGGTCAAAGTTTATCAGATCACAGTTGCCAGCAAACAAGGTTAAAACAGACTTTCACCTGATGAACACTTCAGTTTTATTCTCAACTGGAGGCGAATGATTTCACCTTTATCGTGACATTGTCGAAAGACGTCGGATTGGTTACATCGTAGCAGATGACAACAAGGTTTGCTTCTTGATACGACAGAGGCCTCAAGCGATCATAGTCCTCTTGGCCTGTCAATAAACAGATTAGAAGGAAATGACGTCATTTTATCAAACTGATACTTGAAAACAGCGCTGCATTATGTGGACTGTTTCTATGGCGATGCTTCTAAACAAGTCATTGACGCTGAGGAGATGGAGACCTCTGACCATATACAGCATCTTCCTGTGTGTCGTATTTTATGAACAAAGTATTTTGACGAAAAACCGAGATGTGGTAGAAACCACATCCTGGCTTCAACATCCTGTTCGTGAGACACACAGAAGGTCTGGACAGCAGTGTGGGTCTGATAAGTAGCTTGATTATTGAAGAAGCAGTtcaatttagacaaaaaaaaacacacacatttgagtTTTTGATGAGTTGTATAGACATCAGTGGTTCACCAAGGTCAGTGACAGTAAATGACGATTAAATCAATAAGGGAACATTCCATATAAGGTATAAAATATCTGACGATCGGTgtgattaataaaaaatgcacttCCCTTTTCTATAACAATATATTCACTGTAGAAATATACCAAAAATTTCAAATATATCCTAGTtcctgaatatatataaatataaatgcatataataatatatcCTACAGTTCTGAAATGTCTGAACTATAAACCAACTAGAATATGACTAACTCAAATATTAACTCAAATATCCCATTTTCAATCAATTTTAGGCTTCAAAACaactataactttttttttcctgtaataatattttttgtatatacatataacaaaaacaacaacaacaacaacaacaacaaaatactgtttagaagtttggggttggtaagatatatatatttttttgtcttttaaaaaaaatatatatattgtattgtcaacaaggctgcatttattaaatcttgaaaaataattcaaaattaaattgaaCACAATGCCAAagggattttttcaaaatattattagtattatttatataatcatGCAATGATCAAAGTGTCTATGTGGCCTGACCTAAGGGATGACAGCTGAGACAACTATTACTAAACGCTTCAAACCCATTTCACTCAATATTCCTGCCtaaatagtttattaatgaaGCATGTCACTAAAGAGAAAGGGGTGTTTGGACTCTGAGGTGTGTCTGGTGTCTGTAGACACTTACCTGCTGTATCATAGAGATTCAGCTGAATGTCTTTCCCTCCGTAGGATACAGTGGTGACATATTTTTCGAACACAGATGGGGCATATTTCTGTTGATTTTCAACATAAAATCAGACAAATACAGGCATACAATGGATGATAGTGAATAATAAGTTCAGGTTTCTACAAGACAATTTGAAGTACGATCAAGGCGTAGGCAGAAACCAGTGGAAAGTAGTTGCTGAGGATGTTGTGCAAATGACTCTTATACATTTTGCAATGTTTCCTTCTCTTGAAAATTGTCAATTCTGTAACTATCTTTACAACTGAAGTAAATCTGGTTtacttacacatacacacacacacacacacacacacacacacacagacacacacaaaactgtcaaGTAAGCACAAGCAAATTTGTACTTTTCCAACATAAAACCCCTCAAAATCATAATCTGAAGCTAAATTGTGACCTAAAAGCTTACCTCTGGGAAATCTCCTTTGGCGTACACCATCAGCAGGGATGTTTTCCCACAACCCCCGTCTCCGACGATAACAATTTTGAGAGAATCAGTCTGAGTGCCATTGCCGGCTACAGTGCCGTTCTGTGTCATGTCCTTTTCGTGGGCCTCACCGGCCAAGTCAGTTCCTCCAACAAGTGCCCAAGTGCACAAAAGTGTCAGGTAAATTCATTGGTAGGAGTAGCGGTTGAATATAACGTGAGACTAACTGTCTGCCAGGTAAGCATGCTACTATCCGGTCTCAACTTCCTCCTCCTCTCgactctttttttcctttcaaaCCATGTGACTATGTTTTCAAGAACCTCAGATCAGAGCGTGTGACTGTAATTGAGGCTGTGACTCTTTTCTATGACTGTCTACACATGGTCTGCACCATCACTAGGCGGGGTACATGAAGGCACTCCCTCCAGCAGGTCAGGAGCGTTTACTTCCTAACTACATGTTAATTGAGACAGTCCTCTGAAAACCTTCTCACATTCTCCCATCTACAGAGGGTGGAGCAGGACGGGATGTTGCTCTGAATGGTATGCTTAagatgaaattacaaaaaacataATTGCAGTGATTATTTTAGCAATTTGGTGATAATTAAGTGTTAATTATGTAACAATTACATAAGTAAAAGTGTTATTAACAGTATTACTAGATTTACCCACCTATTACACATGCTAGGCTATTTAGTATCATTcacatgttttatatattaatatatttttttttctcgtaTTTTCTGTAttcattacaattttatatttttaatttaatttttttgtgtttttgttatttttaaaattcctatatagtttttgttcatatttagtTCAGTTTTGGGTTGTTTTAGGCCATCAAGCTGAaccaaatgaaaataagaaatgttgcctcaCCAGCTGAAGTAAAATaagcaaaagttatttttttaatatatatatatttttttaacttcatttaatctttattatatttcaggcaacaaaaaagttttttatggTTCAAGTTTTAGTTTATGATGGCTATAATAAACCTGcccattacaaaa
Above is a window of Carassius auratus strain Wakin chromosome 35, ASM336829v1, whole genome shotgun sequence DNA encoding:
- the LOC113054563 gene encoding rho-related GTP-binding protein RhoF-like, with amino-acid sequence MTQNGTVAGNGTQTDSLKIVIVGDGGCGKTSLLMVYAKGDFPEKYAPSVFEKYVTTVSYGGKDIQLNLYDTAGQEDYDRLRPLSYQEANLVVICYDVTNPTSFDNVTIKWYPEVRHFCRDVPIVLIGCKTDLRKDKEKTRKLKALDLEPITYLQGEETKNQMNAEVYLECSAKYRENVEDIFREATKRALSARAKANHRRKKKKRCTML